The Streptococcus mitis genomic sequence CTTCAAATGTTTTGTGAATATTTTCAAGTGTTAACAAACTTGCCATAACTTTCTCCTCCTATTCATTTCTCAATTTCAGACCACGAATCTTTAATCTCTTTTGCAATTCTGGTGCAAATAAAACTAAGGCGAGCAAAATTGCATTAAAGAGACGTACCAAGTTTTGATCTAGATTTGGAATTTCATAGATATTTAAAATAATCAAACGGTAAACAATTGCACCAATTCCGATAGATAACAGGCGACCTCCAATGGTCAAGTCGTGAATCAAGACTTCCGCAATAATCACTGCACTCAAACCAACAACAATAGTTCCTGTCCCAGAAGTTACATCCGAAAATCCATCATTTTGGGCAAACAAGGAACCACATAGGGCAATCAAACCGTTTGAAATCATGTAACCAACAATCTTCATGGTGTCTACATTGACCCCATTGGCCTCACTCATCGGAATATTGTCCCCAGTCGAACGCAAGACCAAGCCAATCTCTGTTTTCATCAAAAGAGTCAAGACCAAACAAACAAGTAAGAGACAG encodes the following:
- a CDS encoding ABC transporter permease; translated protein: MNFVLSSLSEGLLWSIMAIGVYLTFRILDIADMTAEGAFPLGAAVVVSQIQAGTNPWIATLLALLAGMVAGLVSGMLHTKMKIPALLTGIVTLTGLYSINIKIMGSVPNLSLGDSSTVFKQLASLGLTNEEAVFSFSLACLLLVCLVLTLLMKTEIGLVLRSTGDNIPMSEANGVNVDTMKIVGYMISNGLIALCGSLFAQNDGFSDVTSGTGTIVVGLSAVIIAEVLIHDLTIGGRLLSIGIGAIVYRLIILNIYEIPNLDQNLVRLFNAILLALVLFAPELQKRLKIRGLKLRNE